TAACGTACAGCCATTTATCTTCAAGCATTCTAAAGGAGATATCGGTCTTGCGCATAACGGGAACTTGACGAACGCGGAACAGATTAAGCTTGCACTGGAATCAGAAGGCGCAATCTTCCAGACGTCTAGTGACTCTGAAGTGTTAGGACACCTGCTTTTAAAGGCGAAATCAGATAATAAGCTGAATAACTTAAAGGCATCATTAAACCAGATTAAAGGTGCATTTTCATTTCTTGTATTACATCCAGAGAAACTCTTTGTAGCCCGTGACTCACACGGTGTACGTCCGCTGATGCTCGGTAAGGTTGACGGCGCGTACTGCGTAGCAAGTGAGACGTGTGCCTTTACAGCGGTCGGTGCAGAATATATTCGCGATATCGAACCCGGTGAAGTGCTGACATTGTCTCATGACGGTTTAGCAGAAGATGTGTATACGATCGATACACAGTCTAATATGTGTTCTATGGAGTATGTCTACTTTGCACGTCCGGACTCTGAGTTCCGTAAGCATTCCATCTATGAAGTACGTAAAGCATTAGGACGCAGACTGTTCGAAGAGATGAATATCGAAGCGGACGTTGTCATCGGTGTACCGGACTCTTCATTACAGGCAGCGAAAGGTTTCTCTGAAGCAAGTGGCATTCTGAACGAACAAGGCTTGATCAAGAACCGCTATGTCGGCAGAACGTTTATCTCACCGAACCAGAAGATGCGTGAACGTGCAGTGCGTATGAAGCACTCACCGATTCGTGACGTTATTGAAGGTAAACGCGTCGTTGTTATCGATGACTCGATCGTGCGTGGTACGACGAGTAAGTTTATCGTCAAGACATTAAAGCAGGCTGGTGCAAAAGAAGTGCATATGGCAATCTCTAGTCCGCCGCTGATTCATCCATGTTACTACGGTATCGATGTATCAACGCATGCAGAACTTATCGCAGCGAATAAAAGTGTCGCTGAAATCGAAGCAGAGCTGGAAGTAGATTCACTGACGTATTTATCGGTGGATGGGATGCACGAAGTATTCCGTTCATTTGATTCGAAAGGTGAATGTAATGCCTGCTTTACAGGAAACTACCCGATCGAAATCGTTGATCATGTATTACCAGAAGAAAAAGAGAAGAAGAAGAAGGGAGTATAATTATGGCTGAAAGTTATAAACAATCAGGTGTTGATATCCATGCAGGATATGAAGCTGTTGAACGCATGAAAAAGCATGTGAATAAGACGATGCGTAAAGAAGTGCTGGGAGGGCTTGGCAGTTTCGGCGCAGCATTCGACTTGTCACAGCTGAACATGAAAGCACCGGTACTTGTGTCAGGTACAGATGGTGTCGGTACGAAGCTCCGTCTTGCGATTGATAGTGATCGCCATGACACGATTGGAATCGATGCAGTGGCAATGTGCGTGAACGACATCTTAACGACAGGTGCGATGCCGTTATACTTCCTTGATTACTTAGCGTTAAATAAAGTAGACCCTGTGATCGTCGAACAGATCGTTAAAGGGGTAGCGGATGGCTGCTTAGAAAGTGAATGTGCACTGATCGGCGGAGAGACTGCAGAGATGGGCGATATGTATCATACAGGTGATTACGATATCGCAGGATTTGCTGTCGGTGCTGTTGAGAAGGATGCATATATTACAGGTGAGAAAATCGCTGAAGGTGATGTTATTCTAGGACTTGCATCAAGCGGTATTCATTCTAACGGATATAGTCTCGTACGTAAGATCATTAAAGATAGCAATCTGGATTTAAATGCTGAATTTGAAAACGGTAAGACGTTACTGGATGTTGTACTAGAACCGACACGCCTTTATGTGAAGAGCGCAAAAGCAATTTTAAATGCAGCTGATGTACACGGTATGTGTCACGTGACGGGCGGCGGCTTTATCGAAAACGTTCCGCGTGTATTTACAGGCGAAGGTTTATATCCTGAAATCGATGTGACGAACATTCCACGTCAGAAGATCTTTGATCTGCTGCAGGAAAAAGGGAATATCGACAAAACGGAAATGTACAATATCTTTAATATGGGTATCGGATTTATCTTTATCGTACCAGCGGAAGATGTTGAGAAGGTACGTAGCGCCGTTAACGAAGAAGTATTCGAAATCGGACGCGTCGTGCGTGGCGATGAAGAAATCGAGATTAAAGGTGTGTAACTATGGTTAAAGTCGCGATATTTGCTTCAGGTAACGGCTCGAACTACGAGAAGATTATGGAGAATATTCAGGCAGGGTTTCTTGATCATATTGAAGTGACAGGCTTATATACAGATAAATGTAGCGCGTTCGCCATTGAACGCGCACGTCGTTTTGATACGCCTGTGCATATCTTTGAACTTAAAACATTTGACAGTAAAGTGGCGTATGAAAGTGCGATACTGGAACAGTTAAAGCTGGATGGTGTCGAATGGATCATCCTTGCAGGTTATATGAAGCTTATCGGCAGTACGTTACTTGATGCATATGAAGGTAAGATGATCAATATACACCCATCGATACTGCCAAGCTTCCCTGGTGTGAATGCAGTTGGACAGGCGCTCGATTATGGCTGCCGCGTCAGTGGCGCAACAGTACATTATGTCGATAGCGGCATGGACACAGGTAAGATCATCGACCAGATGAGCTGTCCGATATACGAAGAAGATACAGCGGAAACATTGCAGCTGCGTATACAGAATCTAGAATATGAACTTTATCCGCGCGTCATCAAGAAAATTATTCGATAAGGAGTCTACTTATGAGAAAAGCATTATTAAGTGTGTCAGATAAAACAGGGATCATCCCATTTGCACAGCGTTTAACAGAACTTGACTTTGAACTTTATTCAACAGGTGGTACGAAAAAAGCATTAGAGGACAACAATATTCCGGTAAAATCAGTAAGTGAACTGACGAACTTCCCAGAAATTATGGATGGTCGTGTGAAGACATTGCATCCGAACATTCACGGTGGAATATTAGCGGACCGCAGCAACCCAGAACACGTAAAAGCGATGGAAACACATGGGATTGCACCGCTTGACCTCGTTGTTGTTAACCTTTATCCATTTGAAGCGACTGTTGCAAATCCAGATGTCACTGAAATGGATGCAATCGAGAATATCGATATCGGTGGACCGACGATGTTACGTTCATCTGCAAAGAACTTCAAGCATGTGATCACAGTCGTAGATCCTGCAGACTATGACGTTGTCATCGATAAGTTAAAGTCGGACACGTTAGATGAAGCATTCCGTAAACAGCTGATGATCAAAGTGTTCACACACACAA
Above is a window of Macrococcoides canis DNA encoding:
- the purF gene encoding amidophosphoribosyltransferase, translated to MYDIRGLNEECGVFGIWGHPNAAELTYMALHSLQHRGQEGAGIVCSDEKNIYGARGMGLLPEAISQVKLDSLSSFHHAIGHVRYATTGASELSNVQPFIFKHSKGDIGLAHNGNLTNAEQIKLALESEGAIFQTSSDSEVLGHLLLKAKSDNKLNNLKASLNQIKGAFSFLVLHPEKLFVARDSHGVRPLMLGKVDGAYCVASETCAFTAVGAEYIRDIEPGEVLTLSHDGLAEDVYTIDTQSNMCSMEYVYFARPDSEFRKHSIYEVRKALGRRLFEEMNIEADVVIGVPDSSLQAAKGFSEASGILNEQGLIKNRYVGRTFISPNQKMRERAVRMKHSPIRDVIEGKRVVVIDDSIVRGTTSKFIVKTLKQAGAKEVHMAISSPPLIHPCYYGIDVSTHAELIAANKSVAEIEAELEVDSLTYLSVDGMHEVFRSFDSKGECNACFTGNYPIEIVDHVLPEEKEKKKKGV
- the purM gene encoding phosphoribosylformylglycinamidine cyclo-ligase produces the protein MAESYKQSGVDIHAGYEAVERMKKHVNKTMRKEVLGGLGSFGAAFDLSQLNMKAPVLVSGTDGVGTKLRLAIDSDRHDTIGIDAVAMCVNDILTTGAMPLYFLDYLALNKVDPVIVEQIVKGVADGCLESECALIGGETAEMGDMYHTGDYDIAGFAVGAVEKDAYITGEKIAEGDVILGLASSGIHSNGYSLVRKIIKDSNLDLNAEFENGKTLLDVVLEPTRLYVKSAKAILNAADVHGMCHVTGGGFIENVPRVFTGEGLYPEIDVTNIPRQKIFDLLQEKGNIDKTEMYNIFNMGIGFIFIVPAEDVEKVRSAVNEEVFEIGRVVRGDEEIEIKGV
- the purN gene encoding phosphoribosylglycinamide formyltransferase, encoding MVKVAIFASGNGSNYEKIMENIQAGFLDHIEVTGLYTDKCSAFAIERARRFDTPVHIFELKTFDSKVAYESAILEQLKLDGVEWIILAGYMKLIGSTLLDAYEGKMINIHPSILPSFPGVNAVGQALDYGCRVSGATVHYVDSGMDTGKIIDQMSCPIYEEDTAETLQLRIQNLEYELYPRVIKKIIR